In the Salvia miltiorrhiza cultivar Shanhuang (shh) chromosome 8, IMPLAD_Smil_shh, whole genome shotgun sequence genome, AAACCAAACGAATTGTGGAACATGCTCTAATTTCTGGTTTGGGGAAGTGTGCGGCACGCACGCCCAATGCGTGTCGCACAGTTCCAATACCAGACAAGAGACGTAGAAAATGAATGACTGCCATTGTCTGCACATGAATTTCGTATGATTGATGTATTTTACTAGACGTAgtagaatttatttctttataccTAATGTTGTAAAATTAGATAATGGTGAAAAGTAGATAGGGTTTGTGCAATGTACCTGCATGAACACCTTCAGATTGGAAATGCAGAGAATTAGAGGGCGgctgttgttggatttgataaGGATGACCTGGATAAATCACCCTACTCCACGCACCGCCGGAGCCGCTAGCGACCGGCTGAGCAGCGGCGGCGTCCAGGCCGGCGACGGGTCCTCCGCCTCCAGCCAATGAAGAGGCGGCCGGCGTCGACGCGGTGGCGCGCGAAGACGACAATATCGCCGGCGTCGAGGCGCTTCTCCTTGACGAAGCGGCTCCAGCCCTTGGTGAGAACGTAGCTCTGGCTACTGTTCCAATAAGAATAGCGGAAGCGCCAGGATTTGCCCAACTCGTCCTCAAAGCCTAGCAGCAAGCCGTTCTCGCCGGACTCGCCGCTGGCGTTCAAGGGGAAATGCTTCTCGGCGTGCTGCTTGGGTATGACGAGGCGGTTGAGCTTGCCGACGTCGCTGGGCGTGAGCGGCTTCTCGAAGAGGCGGTCCTTGGGGATTTCGTGGTCCGATGTGGACGAGGCGTGCTCGTCCGCCGACTCCTCGTCGTCTTCATTGTTGAGGTCGAAGGCGGGGGCGGGGCTGCAGAACATTGGCGCGGCGCGGTAGAATGCGGCGGCGGAATTGTGCGAATTAGCGGTGGTAGAGATGCAGGGTTTCTGGTAAGGGGATGAGGTTTTGGCAGGTGCTGAATGATCCATTGTATAGTGTGACCACCAGTGGGCTTCTGGAAGCTCTGTAGAGAAGTGGTTTATTGACATTTTAGCGTCTAATTATGAAGCgtatgtagagagagagagagagagattggaaGGTAGAGTGGGGCGCCTCgtttctctctcacacacaagCGTCGTATATATTGTTTTGTTTCGATGTGGAAAAATGCGGTAGCTGCAATATTCAAGAGAGAGATGTGTATAAATACGAGATGCATGTACGTATATATCTGTTGGGAGGGGGCGGTGGGGTGTAGTTGTTTAAGGTTGTTGTAGTTGCGTGAGTGACTGGGAAAATCAATCATTATAATCAGTGCAATCCACTGTGTAACTTTTCAAGGCAACACGGAAATTAGGTCATGAGGGCCTGCACGCTATTATATAATGTAGGCAAACAACTGAATTTGCCAGAACTTTAACTctctttatattatttattaaatatccaCACTCCTTGACCGTAAATTATTGCTATTTTGTAATCCATCAAATTTATAGCAAGCTGCTACTATTCAATGTCTTGGGAAAATTGGGGCACTTGCCATGTTACTGTGTTGGCTAACAGATCGAGTGGTGGGCCCCACATTAAGGTCCTAAAACCCCCACTCCTCAGGTAATTAATCCCCTGTAtatccttttttcttttcttttttttgctattttcgAATTAGCTGTTCCTCACGAAATAAGGGTAATATTATATCTCGCACAATTGCAATCATTAGTGGAAATTATATGAAATTAGTCGTAATTATAAAAGTGCTTTAGATTGTTTTATAATTCATGCATGTGGATCTCTTAAGCTTTAATCAATGTTTTACGAAAGAAAATTTAATACCGGTTTAAACACGACCTGGTCGAGAATGGGAAAACGATAATTTATAGTACGTAGCTACTCGATAATTGGAACCATAATTACTGTGTTACAATAATTATAACTAATTTCAGCACATTTGGAATTAAAATATTGAGCTACCTTAGTTGTGGAATTTAACGCCTAGTCCTTCTTAGGCGGAAGTGCATTACATGATACGACATCATACAATAATTAATTTGACCATGTCCAATTTTCTCTCCAAATAATCTTTTTCTTCTAACTAATGCTATTTAGCCATATAGGGGACACCCACcatttacttaaataaaaaataatttaatttattttttaaaataaaaataaaattgagttATTGTAtcatattctctatattgtagttatttttttgcaattttttggtaatttttttatttttattaaaaaataaattaaaattaaaaaatgcaaaaaaaaaattaaaaataagtacaatgtagagaatataataaaataactaaattctattttattaataaaaataaataaatcgagattttccttattatactaatttgtgggtggccacaatgtggctagcatatatttattgttttcttttaccCTTCCCTccctataaatatgcataattaattactacacaaattttaataaaaaattatttaaagttttaatAGTACAATAAAAATCTCACATTACAAATATTGTTaaataaattgtgaaaattatgtgTGTGATAGCGTTCAAAAATAGAATGTGCATAAATTTGGAGGacgtaccaaaaaaaaaaaaatatgcataaatCTGGGAAACGAAAGGAGTTGTATACAACCATACACAACTTTTTATACTATTATTACCTCCGTCCACAGCCATCTccaaaaaatatactccaatATAGAGAAAGGAGTACAACTTTTAATaaacacaaaaattaagaaaataattgataaatatatattaatattttttttacgatTTTTGATGGacactaattttaaaaaatagtaattgATAAATATGTATTAAGTAAAAATGAGTGATAGTGGTTGAAATGAGTATGAGATTATATAAAAATGAGTGATtgtcgttaaaaagagaaaatgaatTCATAtccataaaagaaaaatattatacttTTTGTGAACGCTAAATCAAGTTATTATCGTATACTCTTGATGGATGAAAATGGAGTATTTCTTAACTAGAGGgccttttatttttgtaattactCGAGCAAGATTCATTCTCAAAACCTAAATTACGAACTTAGTTTGAAGTATTGCTGTTTTTCAACTCAAATTTACGAAAGAATTAATGTCAGATGAAAAAGTAAATTCTAATGGAAAAGAATCTATTAGTCTAGTACAATTGGTACTATATATCTGTTTATTAATAAAGTACTAAGAGCATGATGCATTTATAATATGGCTTGTTCGGCATTCTCGAGCCACGCACAAGCTAGCTTCTTACTATTGCCGAGTCGATGGGCTCGATAGGGGGCTCGAAGCAACAGTTGAGCGAGCtaatatattaataatgatattttaaaaattaataaaaattttgctttCTTTATAATTCGAATCcaaataaaaagaaatcaaTTAGTTTAATATCAGTTATATAATACATTAAATGAAGACCTACAAATCAATTTAACATCTCATAATATATGATGGATCTCATTtcctatatatgtgtgtgtgtatgaaATGGTCATGTAGATTTCACcccttataatagtatatagaTACAAATCTGAATAACACACAATGTGTATGTGGCGCACTAAGAACGTGACACGTGGCAGAGACCTTCCAAAGCAAAATACACACAGTggtaaaatatgaataattttttatgaaaattttaaaaaaaattgccggtttttttttttgggcacgaccGTTGCCATAATTATGTATATAATTGAACATAATATACATTATGTATAACGTTacacataaatatacatattattaTGCGACCCCTCAGGTGTCTCTCGCTGCTGCTTGCCGCCGCCATAATTATGCATATATAACTGAACACAAATGTGCATATACCTaaacacatatatgcataacGTTATATATGCGACCCTTTAAGTGAACAGCAACGAGAGGCACCTGATTGATCGCATAGTgctatgcatataattgaacacaaatatgcatatatataaatacatatatacataacgTTACGCACTATGCGATCCGTCATATGAGCAGCGACGAGAGGCACCTGACGAGTAACATAATcatatgcatatttgtattcAACGTTATACATGTATGTGTTTGTgtatatgcatatttgtgttcaattatatgcatatttatggcGGCGACTGTGCGGAAAAAATAAATTcgacaaaatttaaaaaaatactcccctccgtcccataaaaacatgcataattttcctttttcgttcgtcccataaaaacatgc is a window encoding:
- the LOC130996704 gene encoding LOW QUALITY PROTEIN: B3 domain-containing protein At2g36080-like (The sequence of the model RefSeq protein was modified relative to this genomic sequence to represent the inferred CDS: inserted 2 bases in 1 codon); this translates as MSINHFSTELPEAHWWSHYTMDHSAPAKTSSPYQKPCISTTANSHNSAAAFYRAAPMFCSPAPAFDLNNEDDEESADEHASSTSDHEIPKDRLFEKPLTPSDVGKLNRLVIPKQHAEKHFPLNASGESGENGLLLGFEDELGKSWRFRYSYWNSSQSYVLTKGWSRFVKEKRLDAGDIVVFARHRVDAGRLFIGWRRRTXVAGLDAAAAQPVASGSGGAWSRVIYPGHPYQIQQQPPSNSLHFQSEGVHAGYHQKQTSSAGSGNSKTLRLFGVNLECQADESEASTPLGSPMSSQGQAPYHHQQYHYYSNNHMDISFSGADVYRQG